Proteins found in one Dermacentor silvarum isolate Dsil-2018 chromosome 8, BIME_Dsil_1.4, whole genome shotgun sequence genomic segment:
- the LOC119462295 gene encoding LOW QUALITY PROTEIN: uncharacterized protein LOC119462295 (The sequence of the model RefSeq protein was modified relative to this genomic sequence to represent the inferred CDS: inserted 2 bases in 1 codon; deleted 1 base in 1 codon) codes for MPCKCCVPRCRGNYTGDTKVHVFKFPRDQALRDARIRAVPRENLTVTEHSRVCELHFMDEDIIRDATHTDQATGRVMTVPLSHVRLRPDAVPSKFPNHSSYLSRKTARREDPDSKRARIENAALQKAIAESNEAFIRARDEDKVNSVSELANHLRSQGMKFWDVIERNERLLLIHIVDDEAPWLKYSVCVKGDLSVTLHVMKTAVKKLGANLCVPEIANSKRGMVELLESIEKWDCDLMSNSVAEICEAVCLLLDQLCTSQAEDDANCIQFLKEQVTLHLSKKQRRRYSADFMMFCCIVFTISPHAYAFIRSHGSITLPHPMTIRSVCSSYGMSPQQEHQSETFLSYMTTRISDLKDDQHFVTVMVDEIHIKPYFDYKGGNITGAAINRNEAANCALVFMVRSVTCKFKEVAHIVPVHRVEAEFLQKTLKDVICGLEKIGYRVMCVVSDNNSVNRKAMSLFESPPCNRIVYQHPSDPSRPLFFVIDPVHILKCIRNNWINQKNDQICFYFPEIQGDTPESERMQTASFATIRDLHSKECDQLLKYGYGLSRKALYPSSLERXRLALQIFNDYLPEALPALGAKHNLFSFEATAAFVEIILNWWKIVNVITPWKGERLRDHFQQPVLSIDNGPKIDYLHMFLKWLDEWKNKGFDNGTLTKETHAALEHTTYALVELARYSFEELGMSYVLFGKIQTDCLEDRFGKYRQLAGAQYHISIRQIYEVENKLRLQSTLPTVSPDQHWECVRKQVEALLPSSNVVFTSQALTKMQDVVPVLVYVAGYAVYGTVKKLKCEQCRDSFTVDKKIAVSATNEHYGLVKQLDRGGLVYPSMFALNAVAHSYVVVEQLATEPALLMMPEQRQVVTKMTLQLLASEEQSDFDTCENGHTVELVLKHILRCSTSILLKNFCRKLNDKLLLMVLFRMEHNPLSCSQTSQYLLKKALVDGRQVFIDKD; via the exons ATGCCGTGCAAATGCTGTGTACCTCGATGCCGCGGAAACTACACGGGGGACACGAAGGTGCACGTCTTCAAGTTCCCGAGAGATCAAGCTCTAAGGGACGCTAGGATTCGCGCTGTGCCACGGGAAAACCTCACGGTCACCGAACATTCCAGG gtatgtgaacttcatttcatggacgaggacattattcgagacgcgacgcatacagatcaagcaactggccgcgtaatgacagtGCCGCTATCTCATGTGCGCCTTCGCCCAGACGCTGTACCGTCGAAGTTCCCGAATCATTCGAGCTACTTGTCCAGAAAGACCGCGAGGAGGGAAGATCCTGACTCCAAGCGCGCGCGAATAGAGAATGCAGCCCTTCAGAAAGCCATCGCTGAATCCAACGAGGCATTTATCAGAGCACGCGATGAGGATAAAGTCAACAGTGTGAGCGAACTTGCCAACCACTTAAGGAGCCAAGGGATGAAGTTCTGGGATGTTatcgaaagaaatgaaaggctTCTTCTCATTCACATTGTCGACGATGAAGCACCGTGGTTGAAATACTCTGTTTGCGTGAAAGGAGATTTGAGCGTGACACTACACGTTATGAAAACGGCCGTAAAAAAGCTGGGTGCAAATCTCTGCGTTCCCGAAATCGCTAACAGTAAAAGGGGTATGGTGGAACTCCTGGAAAGCATCGAGAAGTGGGACTGTGACCTGATGTCCAACTCAGTCGCCGAAATTTGCGAGGCTGTTTGTTTACTGCTTGATCAGCTTTGCACGTCCCAAGCAGAAGATGACGCCAACTGTATTCAATTTCTGAAAGAGCAAGTCACCTTGCACCTATCGAAAAAACAGCGCAGGCGCTACTCTGCTGATTTCATGATGTTTTGCTGTATTGTTTTCACTATATCGCCCCATGCATACGCGTTCATACGTAGCCATGGAAGCATCACCTTGCCGCATCCTATGACGATAAGATCAGTGTGCTCGTCTTATGGTATGAGTCCTCAACAAGAGCATCAGAGTGAAACATTCCTCAGCTACATGACAACAAGAATTTCTGACCTGAAAGATGACCAGCACTTTGTCACAGTTATGGTTGATGAAATACATATAAAACCTTACTTTGACTACAAAGGAGGCAATATTACCGGCGCTGCAATTAATAGAAATGAGGCTGCTAACTGTGCGCTCGTTTTCATGGTGCGCAGCGTGACGTGTAAATTCAAAGAAGTTGCGCACATCGTGCCGGTGCACCGagtagaggcggagttcctgcaaaagacgcttaaagacgtgatttgtgggctggaaaagattgggtaccgggttatgtgcgtcgtcagcgacaacaactctgtgaacagaaaagcgatgtcacttttcgaatcacctccgtgtaacagaattgtgtACCAACATCCATCAGACCCTTCAAGGCCGCTGTTCTTCGTTATAGACCCAGTGCACATTCTAAAATGCATACGAAATAACTGGATCAATCAGAAGAATGACCAAATTTGTTTCTACTTCCCGGAGATCCAAGGAGACACACCAGAATCAGAGCGAATGCAAACAGCGTCATTTGCAACAATCAGGGACCTTCACAGCAAAGAGTGTGACCAGCTGTTGAAATATGGCTATGGGCTGTCAAGAAAAGCCCTCTACCCTTCGAGTCTTGAAAG CAGGCTTGCTTTACAAATCTTCAATGACTATTTACCAGAGGCGTTACCTGCTCTTGGAGCAAAGCACAACCTATTCTCTTTCGAGGCCACGGCTGCATTCGTCGAGATCATACTCAAT TGGTGGAAAATTGTAAACGTCATAACTCCATGGAAGGGAGAAAGGCTTAGAGATCACTTCCAACAACCAGTGCTTTCCATTGATAACGGTCCAAAAATTGACTACTTGCACATGTTTCTGAAGTGGCTGGATGAGTGGAAGAACAAAGGTTTTGACAACGGTACTCTGACAAAGGAGACTCACGCTGCTCTCGAACACACCACCTATGCGCTTGTTGAGCTCGCTAGGTACAGCTTCGAAGAGCTTGGAATGTCATATGTCCTTTTTGGGAAGATTCAGACAGACTGCCTTGAAGATCGGTTTGGAAAGTATAGGCAGCTGGCAGGTGCGCAATATCACATCTCCATCAGGCAGATATATGAAGTCGAAAACAAGCTGCGCCTGCAGAGCACCTTGCCTACAGTTTCCCCTGACCAGCACTGGGAATGTGTCCGAAAGCAAGTCGAGGCATTGCTTCCCAGCAGCAACGTTGTTTTTACCAGCCAGGCTCTTACGAAGATGCAGGACGTCGTCCCAGTCCTCGTCTACGTTGCAGGTTATGCAGTATACGGGACAGTTAAAAAGTTGAAGTGCGAGCAATGCAGGGACTCGTTCACCGTGGACAAGAAGATCGCAGTCTCTGCCACAAACGAACATTATGGTCTTGTGAAGCAGCTGGACCGAGGAGGTTTAGTTTATCCATCAATGTTTGCACTTAACGCAGTTGCTCATAGCTACGTTGTAGTAGAGCAGCTCGCtacagagccagcactgcttatgatgcctgaacaacgccaggtggtaacgaaaatgacgctacaattgctggctagtgaagagcagtccgacttcgatacgtgtgagaatggccacacagttgaattagtgcttaaacacatcctgcggtgcagcaccagcattctgctaaagaacttttgtaggaagctgaacgacaaacttct ACTAATGGTTCTATTTCGAATGGAACATAACCCATTATCATGCAGTCAAACAAG CCAATACCTGCTGAAAAAGGCGCTTGTAGACGGCCGTCAAGTGTTCATTGATAAAGACTAG